AGCTTCGGCGACATGCTGCGCGTGCCCGGCACCGACACCGATGCTCTCGCTGCGTGCACGGGGCGCGGACGTACGGGTGGTCTACGCCCCGATGGACGCCGTACGGCTGGCCGCCCGGCACCCCGACCGGGAGGTCGTCTTCCTCGCGGTCGGCTTCGAGACCACCGCACCCGCCAACGCCACCGCGGTCCTGTACGCCGCCCGCCTCGGGCTGACGAACTTCTCCATGCTGGTCAGCCATGTTCTGGTGCCGCCCGCGATGACCGCGCTCCTCGAAGACCCGGACTGCGCGGTGCAGGCGTTCCTGGCGGCCGGGCACGTGTGCGCGGTGATGGGCTGGCGGGAGTACGAACCGATCGCCGCCCGGTACCGGGTGCCGATCGTGGTGACCGGGTTCGAGCCGCTGGATCTGCTGGAGGGCATCCTGATGGCCGTACGGCAGCTGGAATCGGGCCGGTTCGAGGTGGAGAACCAGTATGTGCGGGCCGTACGCCGGTCCGGGAACACCGCCGCGCAGAACACGGTCCGCGAGGTGTTCCGGGTCACCGACCGTGCCTGGCGCGGGATCGGGGCGCTGCCCGACAGTGGGCTCGAACTGGCTGAGAAGTACCGGGAGTTCGACGCGACCCGGCGCTTCGACGTCGGCGGACTGTGTCCGGTCGAGGACGCCGAGTGCATCGCCGGCGCCATCCTGACCGGGGCGAAGCTGCCTACCGACTGCGCCGCGTACGGCACGCGTTGCACACCCCGCCATCCCCTCGGAGCGCCCATGGTGTCATCGGAAGGCACCTGTGCCGCCTTCCACCAGGCCGGGCGCACCCCCGCTTCCACAAGGAGCCCGACATGACCGTCGAGTGCCCCACCCCGAACCACGAGGACGAGGTCGTGCTCCTTGGCCATGGCGCCGGCGGCCGGCTCACCGCCGAGCTGCTCGACGACCTGGTCCTGCCCGCCCTCGGCGGCGCCCCGGGCCCGATGGAGGACGCGGCGCTCCTGCCGGGCCACCGGGAACTGGTGATGAGCACCGACAGCTTCGTCGTCAGCCCGCTGTTCTTCCCCGGCGGGGACATCGGGTCCCTCGCCGTTCACGGCACGGTCAACGACCTCGCCATGCGCGGTGCGTGGCCGCTGGCCCTGTCCGTCTCCCTCATCGTGGAGGAAGGGCTGCCGCTGGCCGAACTCCGCACGATCCTTGGCTCGTTGGGGAAGGCCGCGCAGTCCGCGGGGGTGCCCGTGGTCACCGGGGACACCAAGGTCGTGGGCCGGGGCGCGGCCGACAGGCTCTTCGTCAACACCACCGGCATCGGACGGCGGCACGGCTCGCTGCAGCCGTCCGCCGCCCTGGCCCGCTCCGGTGACGCGGTGCTGCTGTCCGGGCCGGTCGGGCTGCACGGCACGAGCGTGCTCAGCACGCGTGAAGGCCTCGGCTTCGAGAGCGACATCGCCTCCGACACCCGCCCCCTGCACCGGCTGGTGCGTGCCCTGGCGCCCATCGGCGCCGACGTCCACGTTCTGCGCGACCCGACCCGGGGCGGTCTCGCGGCCGCCCTCAACGAGATCGCGCGGGACTCGTCGGTCGCCGTCGAGATCGAGGAGAGCGCGGTGCCCGTGCCCGAGGCGGTCGCCTCGGCCTGTGATCTGCTCGGCCTGGATCCGCTGGTCGTCGCCAACGAGGGCTGTCTGGTCGCGTTCGTCGCCGGCGATGCGGCCGAGGAGGCACTGGCCGCGATGCGTTCGGCCGAGGAAGGGGCGCAAGCGGTGCGGATCGGTGAGGTACTGCCCAACGGGCCTCGGGGTCGGGTCACGCTGCGCACGCTGGTGGGGGCTCGGCGCATCGTGGACATGCCGCTCGGGGAGCAACTGCCCCGGATCTGCTGACGTCCACCACGCATGCGTCCGCCGCCCGGAGTGCCCTCTCCGGACGGCGGACTGGTCACGGCACACTCCTGCTCAGCCGTGACGCACCTTGATGGTCGTGGTTCCTGTCTTCGTCTCGGGCAGCGGGACGGTGATGGTCAGGACGCCGTCCTTGTAGTCGGCGCTCGCCTCGTCCCCCTTTGCGCCGGCCGGCAGCCGGACGGAGCGGGCGAAGGTGCCGTAGCGGAACTCCGTGCGGTACTTCTCCTTGGTCTCCTCACCACGCTCGGCGCGCAGGGTCAGCACGCCCTCGTCGACCGTGATCTCGACATCCTTCGCGGGGTCGATGCCCGGGAGTTCGGCCCGCAGCACGTACGTTCCGTCCGTCAGGTGCTCCTCGACCCGTATGCCGTGCAGCCCGGGGATGCCGTGCGTCCCGGGGAAGCCCGCCTCGACCCAGCCGAACAGGTCGGGCAGCGTCGGCCAGCCCGGCAGCCGCTCGATCATGCCCGCCATGTCTGCCTCCTTCGACGGCGTGTCCTTGTCTTCATTTCCAGCCTCCTCCTGCCGGCCGGGGGTGCCGAGTGCCGTTCGGCCCGACCCCTGAGCCGGTCGGGCCCTGGCGTGCCGGGCCGGCGTCGTCTCACCCTGGTCAGCCGGTCTTGCGTCCCGGCTGTGGGCCGAATCCGGCCCATTCCTTGTCCCACTCCGCGAGTCGGCGCCGCTCCAGCCATGCGCGGCCACCCCAGCCGACGAGCAC
Above is a window of Streptomyces sp. NBC_00490 DNA encoding:
- the hypE gene encoding hydrogenase expression/formation protein HypE is translated as MTVECPTPNHEDEVVLLGHGAGGRLTAELLDDLVLPALGGAPGPMEDAALLPGHRELVMSTDSFVVSPLFFPGGDIGSLAVHGTVNDLAMRGAWPLALSVSLIVEEGLPLAELRTILGSLGKAAQSAGVPVVTGDTKVVGRGAADRLFVNTTGIGRRHGSLQPSAALARSGDAVLLSGPVGLHGTSVLSTREGLGFESDIASDTRPLHRLVRALAPIGADVHVLRDPTRGGLAAALNEIARDSSVAVEIEESAVPVPEAVASACDLLGLDPLVVANEGCLVAFVAGDAAEEALAAMRSAEEGAQAVRIGEVLPNGPRGRVTLRTLVGARRIVDMPLGEQLPRIC
- a CDS encoding Hsp20/alpha crystallin family protein; amino-acid sequence: MAGMIERLPGWPTLPDLFGWVEAGFPGTHGIPGLHGIRVEEHLTDGTYVLRAELPGIDPAKDVEITVDEGVLTLRAERGEETKEKYRTEFRYGTFARSVRLPAGAKGDEASADYKDGVLTITVPLPETKTGTTTIKVRHG